A genomic segment from Capra hircus breed San Clemente chromosome 15, ASM170441v1, whole genome shotgun sequence encodes:
- the THAP12 gene encoding 52 kDa repressor of the inhibitor of the protein kinase isoform X1 has protein sequence MPNFCAAPNCTRKSTQSDLAFFRFPRDPARCQKWVENCRRADLEDKTPDQLNKHYRLCAKHFETSMICRTSPYRTVLRDNAIPTIFDLTSHLNNPHSRHRKRIKELSEDEIRTLKQKKIDETSEQEPKHKEINNSNAQNPSAEEGGEEQDEDILPLTLEEKENKEYLKSLFEILILMGKQNIPLDGHEADEIPEGLFTPDNFQALLECRINSGEEVLRKRFETTAVNTLFCSKTQQKQMLEICESCIREETLREVRDSHFFSIITDDVVDIAGEEHLPVLVRFVDEAHNLREEFVGFLPYEADAEILAVKFHTTITEKWGLNMEYCRGQAYIVSSGFSSKMKVVASRLLEKYPQAIYTLCSSCALNMWLAKSVPVMGVSVALGTIEEVCSFFHRSPQLLLELESVISVLFQNDEERGKELKEICHSQWTGRHDAFEILVDLLQALVLCLDGINSDTNVRWNNCIAGRAFVLCSAVTDFDFIVTIVVLKNVLSFTRAFGKNLQGQTSDVFFAASSLTAVLHSLNEVMENIEVYHEFWFEEATNLATKLDIQMKLPGKFRRAQHSNLESQLTSESYYKETLSVPTVEHIIQELKDIFSEQHLKALKCLSLVPSVMGQLKFNTSEEHHADMYRSDLPNPDTLSAELHCWRIKWKHRGKDIELPSTIYEALHLPDIKFFPNVYALLKVLCILPVMKVENERYENGRKRLKAYLRNTLTDQRSSNLALLNINFDIKHDLDLMVDTYIKLYTSKSELPTDNSETIENT, from the exons ATGCCAGAAGTGGGTGGAGAACTGTAGGAGAGCAGACTTAGAAGATAAAACACCTGATCAACTAAATAAACATTATCGATTATGTGCCAAACACTTTGAAACTTCTATGATCTGCAGAACT agtccTTACAGGACAGTTCTCCGAGATAATGCCATACCAACAATATTCGATCTTACCAGCCATTTGAATAATCCACATAGTAGACACAGAAAACGAATAAAAGAACTG AGTGAAGATGAAATCAGGacactgaaacagaaaaaaa TTGATGAAACTTCTGAACAGGAACCAAAACATAAGGAAATAAACAACAGCAATGCTCAGAATCCCAGTGCAGAAGAAGGGGGTGAAGAGCAGGATGAAGACATTTTACCTTTAACTcttgaagagaaggaaaacaaagaatatttaaaatctttatttgaaattttgattCTTATGGGAAAACAAAACATACCTCTGGATGGACATGAAGCTGATGAAATCCCAGAAGGTCTTTTTACTCCTGATAACTTTCAAGCACTGCTAGAGTGCCGGATCAATTCTGGTGAAGAGGTTCTGAGAAAGCGCTTTGAGACAACAGCAGTTAACACATTGTTCTGTTCCAAAACACAGCAGAAACAGATGCTGGAGATCTGTGAGAGCTGCATTCGGGAAGAAACCCTCAGGGAAGTAAGAGATTCTCACTTCTTTTCCATCATCACTGATGATGTGGTGGACATAGCAGGGGAAGAGCACCTGCCTGTGTTGGTGAGGTTTGTCGATGAAGCTCACAACCTGAGAGAGGAATTCGTAGGCTTCCTGCCTTATGAAGCTGATGCAGAAATTTTGGCTGTGAAATTTCACACTACAATAACTGAGAAATGGGGATTAAACATGGAGTACTGTCGCGGCCAGGCTTACATTGTATCTAGTGGATTTTCATCCAAAATGAAAGTTGTTGCTTCTAGACTTTTAGAGAAATATCCCCAAGCTATCTACACACTCTGCTCTTCCTGTGCCTTAAATATGTGGTTGGCAAAATCAGTGCCTGTTATGGGAGTATCTGTTGCATTAGGAACAATTGAAGaagtttgttctttctttcatCGATCACCACAACTGCTTTTAGAGCTTGAAAGTGTAATTTCTGTCCTCTTTCAGAACGATGAAGAAAGGGGCAAAGAACTGAAGGAAATTTGCCATTCTCAGTGGACAGGCAGGCATGATGCTTTTGAAATCTTAGTGGACCTCCTACAAGCACTTGTTTTATGTTTAGATGGTATAAATAGTGACACAAATGTTAGATGGAATAACTGTATAGCTGGCCGAGCATTTGTGCTCTGTAGTGCGGTAACAGATTTTGATTTCATTGTTACCATTGTtgttcttaaaaatgttttatctttcaCAAGAGCTTTTGGGAAAAATCTTCAGGGGCAAACCTCTGATGTCTTTTTTGCAGCCAGTAGCTTGACTGCAGTGTTACATTCACTAAATGAAGTGatggaaaatattgaagtttaTCATGAATTTTGGTTTGAGGAAGCCACAAATTTGGCAACCAAACTTGATATTCAGATGAAACTCCCAGGGAAATTTCGCAGAGCTCAACACAGTAACCTGGAATCTCAGCTAACCTCTGAGAGTTATTATAAAGAAACTCTAAGTGTTCCAACTGTGGAACACATTATTCAGGAACTGAAGGATATATTCTCAGAACAGCACCTCAAAGCGCTTAAATGCTTATCCCTGGTACCCTCTGTCATGGGACAGCTCAAATTCAATACATCAGAGGAGCACCATGCTGACATGTACCGAAGTGACTTACCTAATCCTGACACACTCTCTGCTGAGCTGCATTGTTGGAGAATcaaatggaaacacagagggaAAGATATAGAACTTCCATCCACTATTTATGAAGCCCTTCATCTGCCAGACATCAAGTTTTTTCCTAATGTTTATGCATTGCTGAAAGTCCTGTGTATTCTCCCTGTGATGAAAGTTGAGAATGAACGCTATGAAAATGGGCGAAAGCGTCTCAAAGCATACTTGAGGAACACTTTGACAGATCAAAGATCAAGTAACTTGGCTTTGCTTAACATAAATTTTGATATAAAACACGATTTGGATTTAATGGTGGATACATATATCAAACTGTATACAAGTAAGTCAGAGCTTCCTACAGATAATTCAGAAACCATTGAAAATACCTAA
- the THAP12 gene encoding 52 kDa repressor of the inhibitor of the protein kinase isoform X2: MGKQNIPLDGHEADEIPEGLFTPDNFQALLECRINSGEEVLRKRFETTAVNTLFCSKTQQKQMLEICESCIREETLREVRDSHFFSIITDDVVDIAGEEHLPVLVRFVDEAHNLREEFVGFLPYEADAEILAVKFHTTITEKWGLNMEYCRGQAYIVSSGFSSKMKVVASRLLEKYPQAIYTLCSSCALNMWLAKSVPVMGVSVALGTIEEVCSFFHRSPQLLLELESVISVLFQNDEERGKELKEICHSQWTGRHDAFEILVDLLQALVLCLDGINSDTNVRWNNCIAGRAFVLCSAVTDFDFIVTIVVLKNVLSFTRAFGKNLQGQTSDVFFAASSLTAVLHSLNEVMENIEVYHEFWFEEATNLATKLDIQMKLPGKFRRAQHSNLESQLTSESYYKETLSVPTVEHIIQELKDIFSEQHLKALKCLSLVPSVMGQLKFNTSEEHHADMYRSDLPNPDTLSAELHCWRIKWKHRGKDIELPSTIYEALHLPDIKFFPNVYALLKVLCILPVMKVENERYENGRKRLKAYLRNTLTDQRSSNLALLNINFDIKHDLDLMVDTYIKLYTSKSELPTDNSETIENT, translated from the coding sequence ATGGGAAAACAAAACATACCTCTGGATGGACATGAAGCTGATGAAATCCCAGAAGGTCTTTTTACTCCTGATAACTTTCAAGCACTGCTAGAGTGCCGGATCAATTCTGGTGAAGAGGTTCTGAGAAAGCGCTTTGAGACAACAGCAGTTAACACATTGTTCTGTTCCAAAACACAGCAGAAACAGATGCTGGAGATCTGTGAGAGCTGCATTCGGGAAGAAACCCTCAGGGAAGTAAGAGATTCTCACTTCTTTTCCATCATCACTGATGATGTGGTGGACATAGCAGGGGAAGAGCACCTGCCTGTGTTGGTGAGGTTTGTCGATGAAGCTCACAACCTGAGAGAGGAATTCGTAGGCTTCCTGCCTTATGAAGCTGATGCAGAAATTTTGGCTGTGAAATTTCACACTACAATAACTGAGAAATGGGGATTAAACATGGAGTACTGTCGCGGCCAGGCTTACATTGTATCTAGTGGATTTTCATCCAAAATGAAAGTTGTTGCTTCTAGACTTTTAGAGAAATATCCCCAAGCTATCTACACACTCTGCTCTTCCTGTGCCTTAAATATGTGGTTGGCAAAATCAGTGCCTGTTATGGGAGTATCTGTTGCATTAGGAACAATTGAAGaagtttgttctttctttcatCGATCACCACAACTGCTTTTAGAGCTTGAAAGTGTAATTTCTGTCCTCTTTCAGAACGATGAAGAAAGGGGCAAAGAACTGAAGGAAATTTGCCATTCTCAGTGGACAGGCAGGCATGATGCTTTTGAAATCTTAGTGGACCTCCTACAAGCACTTGTTTTATGTTTAGATGGTATAAATAGTGACACAAATGTTAGATGGAATAACTGTATAGCTGGCCGAGCATTTGTGCTCTGTAGTGCGGTAACAGATTTTGATTTCATTGTTACCATTGTtgttcttaaaaatgttttatctttcaCAAGAGCTTTTGGGAAAAATCTTCAGGGGCAAACCTCTGATGTCTTTTTTGCAGCCAGTAGCTTGACTGCAGTGTTACATTCACTAAATGAAGTGatggaaaatattgaagtttaTCATGAATTTTGGTTTGAGGAAGCCACAAATTTGGCAACCAAACTTGATATTCAGATGAAACTCCCAGGGAAATTTCGCAGAGCTCAACACAGTAACCTGGAATCTCAGCTAACCTCTGAGAGTTATTATAAAGAAACTCTAAGTGTTCCAACTGTGGAACACATTATTCAGGAACTGAAGGATATATTCTCAGAACAGCACCTCAAAGCGCTTAAATGCTTATCCCTGGTACCCTCTGTCATGGGACAGCTCAAATTCAATACATCAGAGGAGCACCATGCTGACATGTACCGAAGTGACTTACCTAATCCTGACACACTCTCTGCTGAGCTGCATTGTTGGAGAATcaaatggaaacacagagggaAAGATATAGAACTTCCATCCACTATTTATGAAGCCCTTCATCTGCCAGACATCAAGTTTTTTCCTAATGTTTATGCATTGCTGAAAGTCCTGTGTATTCTCCCTGTGATGAAAGTTGAGAATGAACGCTATGAAAATGGGCGAAAGCGTCTCAAAGCATACTTGAGGAACACTTTGACAGATCAAAGATCAAGTAACTTGGCTTTGCTTAACATAAATTTTGATATAAAACACGATTTGGATTTAATGGTGGATACATATATCAAACTGTATACAAGTAAGTCAGAGCTTCCTACAGATAATTCAGAAACCATTGAAAATACCTAA